The Vulgatibacter sp. region GCACGCCCGCCCCGCCAAGGATGGTGCGGGCGAAAGCGGTCTCCGCCTCGAGGATGGCGTCGATAGGCCGGTGGTTCGCGGAGAGCATCACGCCTGCGCGCACCTGCGGCCGGGCCTCGAGCACCGAGGGCACGAAGGTGCCGCCCTGGCTGTGGCCGATGACGAAGAGCCGCTGCGGATCCACGGCGGGGCGGGCGGCGAGGTAGTCGACGGCGTCCACCGCATCGCCGATGAAGCTCTCGACGGTGGTCGCTGGATCGAGGACGTAGCCGCTATCCGCGCAGCCGTTGAAGGGACCGCAGCTCCGCTTGTCGTAGCGCAGCAGCACGAAGCCCTGATCGGCGAGGACTTCTGCAATCTCGTCGAAGACGGGGATCTGGAAGCCGAAGCCCATGTTGAGCTGGTCGCCGCTCTTCTGAGCGTGCGCCTGCGGGCCGCTGCCGTGGAGGAGGACCACCGCCGGGTGGCGGGTGCCGGGATCGCCCGCGGGTACGTGCACGGTCCCGGCGACCTGTATGCCGGTGCCGGGGAAGGTGACGTGCTTGCTGCTTCGGTGGCTGCGGGCGTTGCGCCGGTCGAGGCGCATCCCGCCGAGGCGGCGAGAA contains the following coding sequences:
- a CDS encoding alpha/beta hydrolase family protein, with the protein product MRASRRLGGMRLDRRNARSHRSSKHVTFPGTGIQVAGTVHVPAGDPGTRHPAVVLLHGSGPQAHAQKSGDQLNMGFGFQIPVFDEIAEVLADQGFVLLRYDKRSCGPFNGCADSGYVLDPATTVESFIGDAVDAVDYLAARPAVDPQRLFVIGHSQGGTFVPSVLEARPQVRAGVMLSANHRPIDAILEAETAFARTILGGAGVPAEMVAAVAATLDELVGESVASRAGTIQREGAGGTSVAFWKSALAHGDAVPAVAARIDRPLVLLGDTYDWNVPPAEMEA